A stretch of Mercenaria mercenaria strain notata unplaced genomic scaffold, MADL_Memer_1 contig_329, whole genome shotgun sequence DNA encodes these proteins:
- the LOC123528264 gene encoding uncharacterized protein LOC123528264, with protein MFLWYYYEAGNTPNLYKDSSPVENTDISGCATGSCGGVGFATRSSSLSIPDIQDGKEYYFQVHISQNDAPENYHDVIINSTRTYKIKVTTDLNSSIGLTIGLVTGGVMVLVVVVSTVVILKCRMERNRAKKRHRTNAF; from the exons GCAGGCAACACACCCAACTTGTATAAAGATAGTTCACCTGTAGAAAATACAGACATCTCTGGTTGCGCAACTGGTAGTTGTGGTGGAGTAGGTTTTGCTACGCGGTCAAGCAGTCTGTCTATACCGGATATTCAAGACGGCAAAGAGTATTATTTTCAGGTTCACATTAGTCAAAATGATGCTCCAGAAAATTACCACGATGTCATCATTAATTCTACACGCACATACAAAATAAAGG TAACAACTGATTTGAACTCAAGCATCGGACTTACCATTGGTTTAGTAACTGGAGGTGTTATGGTTCTTGTCGTGGTCGTTTCTAcagtagttatattgaaatgccGTATGGAAAGGAATCGTGCTAAAAAACGCCATAGGACAAATGCATTTTGA